In the Candidatus Saccharibacteria bacterium oral taxon 488 genome, one interval contains:
- a CDS encoding PAS domain-containing protein, which translates to MKWAGDVSQVGELSRFWLRRLCEAALFVGLVIVLLYAWARFIPTGYRLPIGEAITDLAAAISALVSLAALILCLWLPRRAITAASIAVYGLIILAVGSLVATSGFLASPFAAAWLSAAVFAGFFGWPVVLGTSLLVIIAITTAAITQHASLIATIGALFFGLAPLALGFIIWRHQPRVSKLGDISELRTKLSTAEGTSDIVINTIDDGVLAISREGNIELINPSAQRIIGWNQGDALGLKWQSVIQLVTADGKDVTVTENPVMQSLINNRPAHSDKLLLRTASDKQILVSIVASPVGKDNEGIIVVFRDITKEKAEERQQAEFISTASHEMRTPVASIEGYLGLALNPATAHIDDKARDFITKAHASAQHLGRLFQDLLDISRAEDGRLKNEPQIINITTFVGEIFEGLAPRAAEKGLVCTFRPDAAATVQPAYYANVDADHLREVVSNLIENAIKYTPDGEVVVDITGDDKTITISVQDSGIGIPAEDVPHLFQKFYRVDNSDTREIGGTGLGLYLSRRLTEAMSGRLFVISEYRKGSTFFLEIPRTRTDEAMRQLPTTPAPTAPPLTTEPPTAVAVQPTVPINATQPDAAATVLTKPATPPVPPPNFSPLQLMPAPPPEPTTPAPAMPSTPPDPAPSLLPHPHPLNQPLRPHHQHHSLPQSQLLPNKNHNHYSILAQTSV; encoded by the coding sequence ATGAAGTGGGCGGGGGATGTTTCGCAAGTCGGTGAATTATCGCGATTTTGGCTGCGGCGACTATGCGAGGCGGCCTTGTTCGTCGGGCTGGTCATCGTCCTCCTCTATGCTTGGGCGCGTTTTATCCCGACCGGTTACCGGCTACCCATCGGCGAAGCCATCACCGACCTCGCCGCCGCCATCAGCGCCCTCGTCAGCCTTGCCGCCCTCATCCTCTGTCTGTGGCTACCGCGCCGAGCCATCACCGCCGCATCCATCGCTGTCTACGGCCTGATCATCCTTGCCGTCGGCTCACTGGTTGCCACCAGCGGCTTTCTGGCCTCGCCATTCGCCGCCGCCTGGCTCAGCGCTGCGGTGTTCGCCGGCTTCTTTGGCTGGCCCGTTGTCCTCGGCACCAGCCTCCTCGTCATCATCGCCATCACCACTGCCGCCATCACCCAGCACGCCAGCCTCATCGCCACGATTGGCGCCCTATTTTTTGGCCTGGCGCCCCTAGCTCTTGGCTTTATCATCTGGCGCCATCAGCCGCGCGTCAGTAAGCTCGGCGACATATCTGAACTCCGCACCAAGCTATCCACCGCCGAAGGCACCTCTGACATCGTCATTAACACCATCGACGACGGCGTGCTGGCCATCTCGCGCGAGGGCAATATCGAGCTAATCAACCCCTCGGCCCAGCGGATCATCGGCTGGAACCAAGGCGACGCCCTCGGCCTCAAATGGCAAAGCGTCATCCAATTAGTCACCGCCGATGGCAAAGACGTCACCGTCACCGAAAACCCGGTCATGCAGTCACTGATCAATAATCGGCCGGCGCACTCCGACAAATTACTCCTCCGCACCGCCTCTGACAAGCAAATCCTCGTCTCCATCGTCGCCTCGCCAGTCGGTAAAGACAACGAAGGCATCATCGTCGTTTTTCGCGACATCACCAAGGAAAAAGCCGAGGAGCGCCAGCAAGCCGAATTCATCTCTACCGCCAGTCACGAAATGCGCACTCCCGTCGCCTCCATCGAGGGCTACCTCGGCCTGGCGCTCAACCCAGCCACCGCCCACATCGACGACAAGGCGCGCGATTTCATCACCAAGGCCCACGCCTCGGCCCAGCACCTGGGTCGACTGTTCCAAGATCTGCTCGACATCAGCCGCGCCGAAGATGGCCGCCTCAAGAATGAGCCGCAGATCATCAATATCACCACCTTTGTCGGCGAGATCTTTGAGGGCCTGGCGCCACGCGCCGCCGAAAAAGGCCTCGTCTGCACCTTCCGTCCGGACGCCGCCGCCACTGTCCAGCCGGCGTACTACGCCAACGTCGATGCCGATCACCTCCGCGAAGTTGTTTCTAACTTGATCGAAAATGCCATCAAGTACACGCCCGACGGGGAAGTAGTCGTAGACATCACCGGTGATGACAAAACGATCACCATCAGCGTCCAAGACAGCGGTATCGGCATCCCCGCCGAAGATGTGCCACACCTCTTTCAAAAGTTCTACCGCGTCGATAATTCCGACACCCGCGAGATCGGTGGCACCGGCCTCGGCCTGTATCTCAGCCGCCGCCTGACCGAGGCAATGTCCGGCCGCCTATTCGTCATCAGCGAATACCGCAAGGGGAGCACTTTCTTTCTCGAGATTCCTCGCACCCGAACCGACGAGGCGATGCGCCAATTACCAACCACTCCCGCGCCTACCGCTCCACCACTGACCACCGAACCGCCAACCGCTGTCGCCGTCCAGCCAACCGTCCCGATCAATGCCACCCAACCGGACGCCGCCGCTACCGTCCTGACTAAGCCGGCCACGCCGCCGGTGCCGCCGCCCAACTTTAGCCCGCTGCAGCTAATGCCCGCACCACCACCTGAACCAACCACTCCCGCGCCCGCCATGCCATCCACACCGCCCGACCCAGCCCCGAGCCTCTTGCCACACCCACATCCCCTGAACCAACCGCTACGCCCACACCATCAACACCACTCGCTACCCCAGAGCCAGCTGCTGCCCAACAAAAACCATAACCACTATAGTATTTTGGCGCAAACTTCGGTATAG